One genomic window of Gallaecimonas sp. GXIMD4217 includes the following:
- a CDS encoding GlsB/YeaQ/YmgE family stress response membrane protein has translation MGIVSWILLGLVAGVLAKWIMPGKDGGGLIMTIILGIAGAFVGGWLGTLVGFGSVTGLNLGSIITAIVGALVLLAVYRAIQK, from the coding sequence ATGGGAATCGTCAGCTGGATACTGCTTGGCCTGGTGGCCGGCGTGCTGGCCAAGTGGATCATGCCGGGCAAGGATGGCGGCGGCCTGATCATGACCATCATCCTGGGTATCGCCGGCGCCTTTGTGGGCGGCTGGCTGGGCACCCTGGTGGGCTTTGGCTCCGTCACCGGCCTCAACCTGGGCAGCATCATCACCGCCATAGTGGGTGCCCTGGTGCTGCTGGCGGTCTACAGGGCCATCCAGAAGTAG
- a CDS encoding HIT domain-containing protein translates to MFKLHAQLAADCILVGDLPLCRLLMMNDANYPWFILVPRRDGIREIYQLSEPDQQQFLKESSALSKALMVAFDGQKLNVAALGNMVPQLHVHHVVRHSHDPAWPKPIWGMVPAQPLAEAEIQARLHLVRDSLTLLNP, encoded by the coding sequence ATGTTCAAGCTCCATGCCCAACTTGCCGCCGACTGCATCCTGGTTGGCGATCTGCCGCTATGCCGGCTGCTGATGATGAACGACGCCAACTACCCCTGGTTTATCCTGGTGCCGCGGCGGGACGGCATCCGTGAGATCTACCAGCTGTCGGAGCCCGACCAGCAGCAGTTCCTCAAGGAATCCAGCGCCCTGTCCAAGGCCCTGATGGTGGCCTTCGACGGCCAGAAACTGAACGTGGCGGCCCTGGGCAACATGGTGCCCCAGCTCCATGTCCACCATGTGGTGCGGCACAGTCATGATCCGGCCTGGCCCAAGCCCATCTGGGGCATGGTGCCGGCCCAGCCGCTGGCCGAGGCGGAAATCCAGGCTAGGTTACACTTGGTAAGAGACAGCCTGACCCTGTTAAACCCCTAG